The region GGCCCGGGGCCGAACTGGATCGGGTGGTGGTCCGACAGGTAGGCGAGGGTCGACACTCCGTCGGTCACCCTGAAGCCGAAGGTCCGGCCGCCTTTGTGGGGGATCTCCAGGGCGGTGACCTCGAAACCCTCGATTGTGTGGTCCCCGGCCTCCAGCTCGCCGACCCGCCAGTCGCCCCGCAACTCGTTGATCCGAACCGGGAAATGCGGCGGCGACATGAACCGGTCCATCAGTTCCTCGGGGCTGACGCCCTGCGCCGGCATCAGCACCCGGACCCGGGAGTCGGGACGGTCGCCGGCCGAGAAGAAGGGCAGCCCGTGGGTGTGATCCCAATGCAGGTGGCCCAGCAGGATCGTCCCGCGGAACGGCCGGCCGTTCATCACCCTCGTCAGGTTCTGCAGACCGGTCCCGCCGTCCAGCACCAGCTTCGGGCCTTTTCCGTCCCTGGCCAGGGCGACACACGAGGTGTTCCCACCGTATTTGACGAACTCCGCCCCCGGGGCGGGTGTGCTGCCCCGAACCCCGCAGATCGGTACCTGCACCCGGCCCTCAAGCTTCCTCCCGTTTGTGGCCCTCGGCGAGCTGCTTCAGCACCTCCGGTTCTATCTGGTCGCCCGGCACCGCCGCCACCCGGCAGTCGGTGACCGCTGCGAGGGTCGAGGTCCGGTAGCCCTTCTCGATCACCGCCCGCTCCCCGAGGACCGCCCCCGGGCCGACCTCGGCGATGCGCTCGCCGTCGACCTCGATGCGCAGCACGCCGTCCAGGAGAAGGAACAATTCGTGACCCGGCTCGCCCTGGGTGACCAGCGCATCGCCCTTCTTGACGACCCTGATCTTTGGCTTGGCGCCTCCCTTCATGATCCTGCCGGACAGCTCCCTCTCCAGAGCGGTCTCGACTGCGGTGACCAGTGCCGGCGACTCCTCGTCGCCCCACGGCGTGTGCTTGCCGAACGCCTCCCGCATCCAGTTCTCGAAGTTGATCAGGCCCGACTTGGCCGCCAGCTTGCCGTCTTCGTCGTAGACCCAGTGGCGGGGGAAGCTGCTG is a window of Actinomycetota bacterium DNA encoding:
- a CDS encoding MBL fold metallo-hydrolase, which produces MQVPICGVRGSTPAPGAEFVKYGGNTSCVALARDGKGPKLVLDGGTGLQNLTRVMNGRPFRGTILLGHLHWDHTHGLPFFSAGDRPDSRVRVLMPAQGVSPEELMDRFMSPPHFPVRINELRGDWRVGELEAGDHTIEGFEVTALEIPHKGGRTFGFRVTDGVSTLAYLSDHHPIQFGPGPEGHGEYHETAYRLCEGVDLMIHDAQYTVSEFPSRSNFGHSTIDYAVGLAEVCKAKRLLLFHHDPSRTDTELTEIVGSLESGLTVEAATEGTVLELGTDSQ